The Chaetodon auriga isolate fChaAug3 chromosome 3, fChaAug3.hap1, whole genome shotgun sequence genome has a window encoding:
- the vtg3 gene encoding vitellogenin 3, phosvitinless: protein MRGLLLCCLVALAACQSVRHELSLNPRKTYEYKYEGGVNFGLGMPNLAESGVRMSCKFKIVGVSARTFVLQVSDLVFEEFNGFPGKNGFNASPKLTQRIAAQLVKPFMFDYASGHVSDIRASAEITDTVVNIVRGILGFFQVTVKTTQRIYELEEVGIHGKCQSNYATEENVQTKDMTITQVVDVSGCREKAAIYRGMATAVLDKVSRQRGESVISTVRYVYTVKPTAEGGLITRAHGLERQHFSPFNVKGGSFKMQAMKEMVLLGVSDTARAVTFGPMESKGNLVYKFVSAQANIPIMMQNLEEPVPKAVELIKNLAEANKYQIDSATTEDTIKLYQLLRVTPYEGLETMWRQFAGNEEHRRWFLDMIVEVSDARILKFLETRFQAGDLSATEALETLLLSINHLQAIPELVEMAKMFLNMPFSKSNIYLWHTVVLSYGSLVNKHCTYYTPCPINAVQPLLDMALESLRNGNEADMVIALKALGNAGHPGSIKTIMRFLPGVAATPVDLPPRVLSAAVQSMRLIAVRDPHSVQDITMSLFLQKNLPTEIRMLAFMILFDTKPPMALVSTVTAHLQEEKDLHVVSFAYSFLRGLARSSTPDNHFLSTACNVASKILAPKFGRLSYHYSKALRMDWFNDDFLIGTATEVFMLRSATNIFPTEIMMKGKFFFIGRILQLLELGVRAEGIKELFGTGLPGFKGDLSFSDFQALVNVLRNWEILPNDKPVLSAYSRASGQEWFFADINKGFIDSVMRAVSPSAGKESPLWAAIENLQTGASWHWTKPFLIFEVRYFQATTLGLPLEISKYYETINGITVNAKAAVNPPLTESLGQLFNSEISLETDGFIGFTKDFWVFYGINTELFQCGSEFKSKMPLAIPWKFAAKINIREKKFELDFPPCKKELELFSFSSNVYAVTRNIEEPALAKMTPIMPNAIDSNDEVVHMNPAVVRPESDQFQTPNSWHPRAKMCAESNIYGAGLCVESELRREYYHEEYPLYYFLGYTDVAFKLVPAQAIKAVDKIHFEVNAGPSRHPMGTRQLLETLRRLSKEATQRVRLSSDSASSVRGSHNSHHDNAWDSTPEAAFNIKAFAMSGNQKPEGYDAAIYNTLAANIQNTQLIVSQVGEDTNWKMCVDSTVTAHSEAKAHVRWGAECQSYEMSMRGATSHLPGSKPTLKAKVHWTSIPETMAEMGRRIESYVPGIAFLLGFTQQHERNAKQEVSASVVAASADSVDMKIKFPEYTVYRQAIPVPLPPASFLEFQHDIRNTTIDSFGRA, encoded by the exons ATGCGGGgactcctcctctgctgcctcgtGGCCTTGGCCG CGTGTCAAAGTGTCCGGCATG AGCTCAGCCTGAACCCCAGGAAAACCTACGAGTACAAATATGAGGGAGGGGTGAATTTTGGACTTGGCATGCCAAACCTTGCAGAGTCTGGTGTGAGAATGAGTTGCAAGTTCAAGATCGTTGGTGTGTCTGCGCGAACATTCGTCCTTCAG GTTTCAGATTTGGTCTTTGAGGAGTTCAATGGCTTTCCGGGGAAAAATGGCTTCAATGCCTCCCCAAAGCTCACCCAGCGGATTGCTGCCCAGCTTGTCAAACCCTTCATGTTTGACTACGCCAGTGGACATGTCAGTGACATCCGTGCCTCTGCGGAGATTACTGACACCGTTGTCAACATTGTGAGAGGGATCCTGGGTTTTTTCCAAGTCACTGTCAAGACCACACAGAGGATCTATGAGCTTGAGGAG GTTGGCATCCACGGCAAGTGTCAGAGTAACTATGCTACTGAGGAAAACGTGCAAACAAAGGACATGACCATCACTCAGGTAGTGGATGTCAGCGGCTGCAGGGAGAAAGCAGCGATCTACAGGGGGATGGCTACAGCTGTGCTTGATAAAGTCTCCAGACAG AGAGGGGAATCTGTCATTTCAACAGTGAGATATGTTTACACAGTCAAACCAACAGCAGAGGGAGGTCTCATTACCAGGGCTCACGGCCTGGAGCGACAGCACTTCAGTCCCTTCAATGTGAAGGGCGGCAGTTTCAAGATGCAAGCGAT GAAGGAAATGGTGCTGCTCGGTGTGAGTGACACAGCAAGAGCCGTCACGTTTGGGCCAATGGAAAGCAAGGGCAACCTTGTTTACAAGTTTGTCAGTGCACAGGCTAACATCCCCATTATGATGCAGAACCTGGAGGAGCCAGTACCAAAG GCTGTTGAGTTGATCAAAAATCTGGCTGAAGCTAATAAATACCAGATTGACAGCGCAACGACCGAGGATACGATAAAGCTGTATCAGCTCCTGCGAGTGACGCCTTACGAGGGATTAGAAACGATGTGGAGGCAGTTTGCAGGAAATGAAGAGCACAG ACGGTGGTTTTTGGACATGATTGTTGAGGTCAGCGATGCCAGGATCCTGAAGTTCCTGGAAACTAGGTTCCAGGCTGGAGATTTGTCTGCGACAGAGGCTCTGGAAACCCTTCTGCTGTCGATTAACCACCTGCAGGCTATCCCTGAGCTGGTTGAGATGGCTAAA ATGTTCCTGAACATGCCCTTTAGTAAATCCAATATCTATCTGTGGCATACTGTGGTGCTTTCCTATGGCTCTCTGGTGAACAAGCACTGTACCTATTATACACCTTGTCCTATAAATGCTGTTCAG CCACTGCTGGACATGGCCTTGGAGAGTCTAAGGAACGGCAATGAGGCTGACATGGTCATCGCTCTGAAAGCTCTGGGGAATGCAGGTCACCCAGGCAGCATTAAAACCATCATGCGCTTCCTCCCCGGTGTTGCTGCCACCCCTGTGGATCTCCCACCTCGTGTGCTGAGTGCTGCTGTGCAGTCTATGAGACTCATAGCTGTCAGAGACCCTCACAGT GTCCAAGACATCACCATGAGCCTGTTCCTGCAAAAGAACCTTCCCACTGAGATACGCATGCTGGCCTTCATGATCCTGTTTGACACGAAGCCACCAATGGCTCTGGTGTCCACAGTGACTGCACATCTCCAGGAGGAAAAAGACCTCCATGTTGTTAGTTTTGCATATTCCTTCTTGAGGGGCCTTGCCAGATCCAGCACACCAGACAACCACTTCCT CTCAACTGCCTGCAACGTGGCCTCGAAAATCCTGGCTCCTAAGTTTGGTCGTCTCAGCTATCACTACAGCAAAGCACTGCGCATGGACTGGTTCAATG ATGATTTCCTAATTGGTACAGCCACAGAGGTCTTCATGCTAAGAAGCGCAACAAACATCTTTCCCACTGAAATCATGATGAAAGGAAAATTTTTTTTCATCGGTAgaatcctgcagctgctggag TTGGGAGTCCGTGCTGAAGGAATTAAGGAGCTGTTTGGTACCGGCCTCCCTGGTTTTAAAGGAGATCTTAGTTTTAGTGACTTTCAGGCGCTTGTCAATGTG CTTAGAAACTGGGAAATTCTACCCAATGATAAGCCTGTCCTTTCTGCCTATTCGCGCGCCTCCGGACAAGAGTGGTTCTTTGCTGATATTAACAAAGGATTTATCGACAGCGTCATGAGG GCTGTCAGTCCTTCTGCAGGGAAGGAAAGCCCACTGTGGGCTGCGATTGAGAATTTACAGACCGGAGCGTCATGGCATTGGACAAAGCCGTTCTTGATCTTTGAGGTCCGTTACTTCCAAGCTACCACCCTGGGTCTCCCACTAGAGATAAGCAAATATTATGAAACCATCAATGGGATCACCGTTAATG CCAAAGCGGCAGTAAATCCACCACTGACTGAAAGTCTTGGACAGCTGTTTAATTCTGAAATCTCACTGGAGACTGATGGTTTTATTGg TTTCACAAAGGACTTCTGGGTCTTCTATGGGATCAACACAGAGCTGTTCCAGTGTGGGTCTGAGTTTAAGAGCAAAATGCCTCTTGCTATCCCGTGGAAGTTTGCTGCCAAGATCAACATCAGAGAGAAGAAGTTTGAACTCGACTTCCCTCCATGCAAAAAAGAGTTGGAACTCTTCTCTTTCAG CTCCAACGTGTACGCAGTCACCAGGAACATTGAAGAGCCAGCTTTGGCTAAAATGACTCCAATCATGCCAAACGCTATTGACTCCAATGATGAAGTCGTTCACATGAACCCTGCAGTTGTGAGGCCTGAGTCAGATCAG TTCCAGACACCAAACAGCTGGCATCCAAGGGCCAAAATGTGCGCTGAGAGTAACATTTATGGAGCAGGTCTCTGTGTGGAATCTGAGTTGAGGAGAGAGTATTATCATGAGGAATACCCCCTGTACTATTTCCTGGGATACACTGATGTGGCATTCAAACTAGTTCCAG CCCAGGCAATCAAAGCTGTTGACAAAATCCACTTTGAGGTTAATGCCGGCCCGAGCAGACATCCAATGGGCACACGCCAACTGCTTGAGACTCTGAGGAGGCTTTCCAAG GAAGCCACCCAGCGAGTGCGTCTGTCCTCTGATTCAGCCTCAAGCGTCAGAGGATCTCATAACAGCCATCATGACAAT GCGTGGGACTCAACACCTGAAGCTGCATTCAATATCAAAGCCTTTGCCATGAGTGGTAACCAGAAGCCAGAGGGTTACGATGCAGCCATCTACAACACGCTAGCGGCAAATATTCAGAACACCCAACTGATTGTGTCTCAGGTTGGAGAAGATACCAACTGGAAGATGTGTGTTGACTCCACTGTGACTGCCCATTCTGAGGCAAAG GCACACGTTAGATGGGGGGCTGAATGTCAGTCCTATGAAATGTCAATGAGAGGGGCAACTTCACATCTGCCTGGTTCCAAGCCAACACTCAAGGCCAAAGTCCACTGGACCAGTATCCCTGAAACCATGGCAGAGATGGGCAGAAG AATTGAAAGCTACGTCCCAGGCATAGCTTTCCTTCTTGGTTTCACCCAGCAACATGAGAGAAATGCCAAGCAGGAGGTTTCTGCATCGGTTGTTGCTGCCTCAGCAGACAGTGTCGATATGAAGATTAAATTCCCAGAG TATACAGTCTACCGCCAAGCTATTCCTGTTCCACTGCCTCCTGCCAGTTTTCTGGAGTTTCAACACGacatcagaaacacaacaaTAGACAGCTTTGGACGCGCATAA